The Kineococcus rhizosphaerae DNA window CGGTCGCGGGCAGGTGCCGGCGCAGCAGCGCGGGGACGGCTCCCAGCGTCGAGCCCGCGCCGCGGCCCGCCGCGTCGCCCCCGGCGAGGGGCAGCTCGAAGTCGAGCTCGGCGAGGCGGTCGGTGAGGGCGAAGTCCTGCAGCGCCCGCCCGCCCGCCAGCGGTCCCAGTCCCGTGCGCAGCACCGGGTCCAGCCCGGCGGCGAGCGGTCCGGCCAGCTGCGGGGAGAACTCCGCGCGCGCCAGGGCCGCCAGGTGGGCGGGGCGGTCCCCGGCGGCGGGGTCGAAGTGCTCCAGCACGGCGTGCACGAGGGTGCCGAACCCCGTCCCGGCGGGCAGGTCGGCCATCGGGGACGCGACCGCGCGCCACCCGAGCGGGTCGGCGTCGTCGGTGCGTCCGCTCGCGTCGAGGTCGAGCTCGTCGGTGGTGGCCTCGACCTCCGGTTCGGCCAGGACGGCCCGGGCGGGCCCCTGGTGGTCGTGGACGCCGCGGGTCAGCCCGGAGTACGACGTCCGGCGCCACCCGGTGTCCAGGGCGGCGGTGAAGGTCGCCACCTGCAGGTCCGTCACCGGCTCCGCCCCGGTGGTGCGCCGCACGAGCGGGGCGCGCAGCGGGACGTCCTCGACGGCGACGGGCGACCCGGCGGGGAACAGCGCGGCCAGCCGCGCGGCGAGGGCGTCGTCGGCGGGCAGGTCGATCCTCTCGGGGATCCGGCGCGGGTCGTCGGTGAGCAGGAGCCGGTGCAGCGCACCGCGCTGGGTGTTGGTGCTGGGCGCCCACCAGACGAGCAGCCGGGACACCGCGCGCGTCAGGGCGACGTACAGCAGGCGCAGCTCCTCGCCGAGGTCCTCGGTGTCGGCGGTGCGGCAGAACACGTCGTAGGCGGGGGCGGCGGGACCGCCCACGTGCAGCGCGCGCGAGGTCCGGCCGTGAGCGTCGGGGGCGTGCGCGACGGGCAGCCGGTCCTTGGACCCCCCGCCGGTGGAGTCCCACCCGAAGGGCACGCACACGACCTCGAACTCCAGGCCCTTGCTGGTGTGGACGGTCGCGATCTGGACCGCGGCGCGGTCGGTGTCCAGACGCCGGGACCGTTCCTGGTCCACGTCGCCCGCGGCGTCCTCGACGCGCCCGCGCAGCCAGGACAGCAGGCTGGAGACCCCGCCGCCGGGGTTGCGGGCCGACTCGGTGTGCAGGACCTCGGCGATGTGCCGCAGGTCCGTCAGCCGTCGTTCGCCGCCGTCGACGGCCAGCAGCCGGTGGGCCAGGCCGTGCGCCTCGGCGACGGTGGCGAACGTCCCCGAGACGCCGCGCTCGGCCAGGACCGTGCCCCACTCGCGCAGCTGCGCCGACAACGCGTCCGTGGCCCGGTCGCCGCCGGCGTCCAGGTCGGCGGCCGTGCGCCCCACGAAGCTCGACAGGGCCGTCCGGCGCACGCGCGGGGTCCGGTGCGGCTGCTCCAGCGCCTCGAGCAGCCACAGCCACTCCCGGGCCGCGGGCGTCGCGAAGACGCTCGGCCCGCGGGACAGGACGCACGGGACGCCACGGCGGCGCAGCTCCTCCTGGACGGCCACGGCCTGGGCGCCCGTGCGCACGAGCACGGCGACGTCCCCGGCCACGAGATCGCGTTCGGCCCCGCCGCGGTGGGACCGCACGCGCAGCCCCTCGGCGAGGACGGCCACGACCTGCGCGGCGGTGTCGCGGGCGATCGCCGCGCGGACGTCGGCGACGGCGGGCACGCCGGTGCGGGCGGTCACGGGCAGGCCGTCGCGGCGCAGCACCCGCAACCGCACGGGGGCCGGGTCCTCCTCGCCGCCGGGCCCGACGAGCGCGGGGAGCCGGTGGTGGGCCGCGACGGGGTGCACGACGATCTGCTCGTCGCCGAGCGCCGCCCCGCGCAGCAGCGCCGCCGTGCCGGCCAGGACCGCGGGGTCGCTGCGGAAGTTCGTCCCCAGGGTCGCCGTCGTCGTCGCGACCCCCACGGCCTCCAGGTAGGAGTTCACGTCCGCACCGCGGAACGCGTAGATCGCCTGCTTCGGGTCGCCGATGAGGATCAGCTCGCAGCGTCCGTGGAACGCGGTCCGCAGGATCTCCCACTGGACGGCGTCGGTGTCCTGGAACTCGTCGACGAGCACGACGGAGTACCTGCGCCGCAGACGCTCGCACGCCGTCGGCCCGGCGACCTCGTCGGTCAGCGCGTCCCGCAGCCGGACCAGCAGGTCGTCGAACCCCGTCAGACGGCGCGACCGCTTGCGGGCGGCGACCTCGCGCCGGACCCCCTCGGCGAACCGCACCCGCAGGTTCTCCGGGGTGTCCGGGGCCGTGCCCTGCGGTTCCAGGCGCGCGTCCGCGCGGTGCACCGCCTCCCGGGCGATCCGCAGCGCCACGGCCCGGCTGAACGGCGGCGCCCCCGCCCCCGGGCGCACGGCGAACCGGAGGTACAGGTCGTCGCAGACCTCCTCGACGAGGTCGTCGACGTCCTCCACGAGGGTGGCGGTCGGGTCGACGTCGGCGGCCGTGCCCAGGCTCGCCAGGACCTGCCGGCAGAACTCGTGGATGGTGGCGACGGTGGCGGCGTCGAACCCCGCGAGCGCCGCGGCGAGCCGGGCGCTGCGGGCCTCGACGTCGGCCGCGGCCAGGTGGCGCACGACGGGGTCCGCCGAACCCAGCGCGGCGGCCGGGTCCCGCAGCGCCTCCCGGGTGCTGACGAGGCGCTCGCGGACCCGGTCGCGCAGTTCGGCCGTGGCGGCCCGCCCGAACGTCACGACGAGCAGTTCGTCGACGGTGGCGCGCCCCTCGGCGACGAACCGCGTGACGAGCCCGGCGATGGTCCAGGTCTTGCCGGTCCCGGCGCTGGCCTCCAGCACCGTGGTGCCGGTGGGCACCGGGCCGGTCAGGTCGAAGTCCGCCACGCTCACCGCTCCCGCCGCGCTCACCGCTCCCGCCGCGCTCACCGTTCGTCCATCCGGTACACGCCCAGCAGGGGTTCCCAGAACCGTTGCGCCGCAGCCTGGAACGTCTGCGGCGCGGCGGGGGGCCACCCGGGTGGCGGGGTCCAGTCGAGCAGGGTGTCGACGCCCGCGCCGGCGCCCCAGACGGTGACGTTCTCCTCGTCGGCGTCCTCCTTGGGGAAGGAGTAGTCCGACACCCACGCCTGGGACGCGGCCTGCCGGCACGCGGCGGCGGGGCGGGCGTTCCACGCCGCGGTGGCGTAGGCCATCGCGGTGTCCACGGGCAGCGGCAGCGGCGAGCGCAGGCCGTGGGCCCGCAGTTCCAGCAGGTCGCTCAGCGCACCGCGGGCGGTCCCGGACGGCACGGGGCCGAGGGTCAGCAGACCGACGCTGCCGCGGGACCCGCGGCCGACGACGACGGCGCGGAACTCGGTGCCCGGGTTCGCCGCCGACAGCGCGAGCAGCTCGATCCAGGCCCGCACGGTCTGCTTGGCCTTGATGCGCGAGTAGATCGTCGTCACCGCGACGTGCCCGGTGGCGCGGCCGCCGGGCCGGACCGGGCGGACGCCGCGCACGTTGCCCGTGGTGCGCAGCCGGCCGACCCCGGGGACGTCGAGGTCGAGCTCGACGTCGACGCTGCGCGGGGGGTCGGTGTCGAACTCCGCGGCGACGGCGGCGATCCGGTCCACGGCGGGCCCGACCTCGCGCAGCACCGCGATCCCGAGCGGCCCGGGCGGCAGGTCCCCGCGCGCGGTCTCGAGCCGCACGATGTCCGCCGGGTCGGTGCCGCGCAGCCGGGCCGTCAGCGCGCGGTCGCCCACGGCCCACTTCTGCAGGGCGTCGAGCTCGACGGGCAGCGCGTCGGCGGGTTCCTCCTCGCGCGTCGCGGTGGCGACGTCGAGGCGCTGGCGCAGGAAGGCCCGGGCCGGGTGCTGGAAGAACTGCACGAGCTGGTCGAGGTCGAGGTCGGCCGCCGGGGCCGGCGGCAGCCCCGCGGGCAGGAACGGCGGGGGCGCCGCGGGTTCACCGGCCCCCGTCGCGGCCCCCGCGAAGGCGCTGCGGTCGTAGCTGAACGGTCCCGTCGTGCCGAGCGCGCCGCGGGTGAAGTTCTTCGGGTCGGTCGGTTGCAGCGGGTGTTGGACCACGATCCGCTGCCGCGCACCGGGGTGCGCGGCCTCGAGGCTGTCGAGCAGTTCCCCGACGGGCACGGCCGGGGGCAGCGTCGCCCCGGTGCGCACGTCGCGGCCGGAGTACGTCACGACGAGGGTGTCGCCCGCCGAGCAGATCGCGTCCAGCAGCACCTGGCGGTCCTCGCTGCGCGGGTCGCGGTCGCCGAGGTGCGGGTCGCGGGCCAGGACGTCGTCGGCGTCGGGGTTGGTGACGCGCGGGAACGCGCCGTCGTCCATCCCGAGCAGGCAGACGACGCGGTGGGGCACGGACCGCATGGGGGTCGTGGTGCAGACGGTCAGCGCCCCGGTGCGGAAGTTCGCGCGCTGGGGACGGCCCGCGAACCGTTCGGCGACGAGCGCGGCGACGTCGGCCAGCCCCACCGCGGCCGTTCCCGCGCGGGCCGCGTCGGCGGCGACGGCACCCAGTTCGCGGCGCAGCTGCGTGACCTGCCAGGTCGTGTCGGGGGTGACGTCGGCGAGGTCGAGGACGCTGTCCAGCAGCGCCGTGCACCAGCTCGCGACGCCGTGGCGGCCCGACAGGCGCGCGACCGCGGCGTCGAGCCGGTCGACGAGCTCGGCGAACCGGCCGGCGAGGTCGACCCGCGAGGACTCGACGTCGGCCAGCGGGACCACCGCGTGCTCCAGGGGCCCCACGAGGTCGTCGCCGTGGGCACCGCCGACGGCGACCCCGACGAGCAGGCGGTCCAGACCGGCCCGCCACGACCCCTGGGCGAGGGCCCCCAGCGCCCACGTCTCGCGGTGCTGCGCCGACAGGCCCCAGTGCACCCCCGCGTCGACGGTCCACTCGCGGATCTGCTCCAGGTCCTCGTCGTCGAGGGCGAACCGCTGGCGGACGGCGGCGGCCCCGGCGAGGTCGAGGACCTCGGTGGCGCTCAGCCGGCTCTGGGCGAGCACGAGCAGCCGGGCGGCGAGGGCGAGCAGCGGGTTGGTCTGCAGCGCCGAGCGGTCGGCGACCGAGACCTGCAGCGCGCCGCCGGGGTGGGAGTCGGTGGAGAAGACGGCCGAGACGAGCGGGGCGAACGTCTCGACGTCGGGGCACAGCACGAGCACGTCGCGCGGCTGCAGCGTGCGGTCGGCGTCGAGGAGCCCGAGGACCACCTCGCGCAGCACCTCGACCTGGCGTGCGCGGCCGTGGCAGGAGTGCACCTGCACCGAGGTGTCACCCGGGTCCGGCGACGGCGCGGGCACCTCGTCGGCGGCCAGCGCCCGCTGCAGCCGGCCGAGCACGGTGTCCGGCGGGGCCGGGGCCCGGTGGTGGGTGTCGGCGGCGCCGGGGACGGCCAGGGCCAGCCGGGCCTGCAGCTCGCGCACGTCGCGCGACAGCGACAGCAGCAGCGGGTGACGCACGTCGGCCACGGCCTGCGCGCGGCGCAGCCCCGCCGACGGTGCCGCCCTCGCCCACAGCGCCGGGCTGGGGTGCTGCACGAACAGGTGGACCTCGCGGTGCTCGGCGAGCGCGGCCAGCACCCGCAGCCGCGCGTCGGCCAGGCGGGTCACCACGAACACCGCGCAGCGGGGGCCGAGGGAGGTCAGCGCGGGGTCGGCGCGCAGGGCGGCGCAGACGTCGTCGAGGAGTTCGGCCGGGGCCGGCAGCCCCACGTGCTCGCGGACGGCGCGGAACACCTCGGGCTGCCAGCGCAGGTCCGCCGGGACGTCCGAACCTCCTGCGGCCCAGGCCGTCAGCAGTTCCGGGCGGGCCGCCCCGTACCGCGCGAACAACCTCGCGAGCCGGGTCGCCACCGCGGTGCGCCGCACCCGGGGCACGCCTTCGCCGTCGGGGGTCCGCAGGTGGTGGCGCAGGACGGCGAACTCGGGCCGGCGGTCGGGGGCGGGCCCGGTGGCGGGGGCGATGTCCTCGAGCACCTCCAGGACGTCCCAGGTCAGGGCGTCGGCGGACCAGCGCTCGACCGCGGCGCCCGCCTCGGGCCGCGTCCGGGCCACGACCTCGGCGACCACCTGGTCCAGGAGCCGGGACGGGGAGGAGAAGTCGACGCGCGCGCAGACGCCGTCGTCCCCGCCGGGGCCGGCCCCGAGGTGGTGGGACAGGCGTTGGGCGATCCAGCGCTCGGTCCCCCGCGCGCCGACGGCCAGGACGTCCGGGGCGAACGGGTCGGCCCCGGCGGCGGGCAGGCGCAGGACGTCGGCGAGGCCGTCGACGAGCGCCGCGGCGGACTCGGAGCGGTGGACGTGGAGCACGGGCACCTGTCTACCCGACCGTTCGGACAGGACCGTCGTCGTGGTCTGCTGGGCCGGTGCTGCTGTCGCTGCTGGACCGCTCGCGGACCCGCTCGGGGCGTTCGGACGCCGAGGCCCTGCAGGCCACCGTGCGCCGGGCCCGCCGGGCCGAGGAGCTGGGGCTGCACCGGTTCTGGGTCGCCGAGCACCACGCGGTGCCGGGAGTCGTGGGGTCGGCGCCGACGGTGACGATGGCCGCGGTCGCCGCCGCCACCTCCCGGGTCCGGGTCGGGACGGCGGGGGTCATGCTGCCCAACCACTCACCGTTCGTGGTCGCCGAGCAGCTCGCGACGCTGGTGGCCCTGCACCCGGGCCGCGTCGACGTGGGGGTCGGCCGCTCGCTGGGATTCACCGCGCCCGTACGGCGCGCGCTGGGGACCGCGAGCGCCGACGGCTTCGAGGACCGGCTCGGTGAGCTGCTGGACTGGTTGCACGGCCGGGGACCGGTCACCGTCCGGCCACGGGTCCCCGCGCCGCCGGTGTGGTTGCTGGCGACGGGCTCGGGGCTGGCGACGGCGGCGCGGTTCGGGCTGCCCGTCGTGGTGGGCGGGTCCCTGCTGGCCGATCCGGCTGCGCTGCAGCGCTACCGGGAGCGGACCCGGCACGCGCGGGTGACCCTGGCCCTGGACGTCCTGCTCGCGCGGGACGAGGCGGCGGCCCGGCGGGAGCTGCTCCCGCAGGCCGTGGCGCTGGCCCGTTCCCGCAGCCGCGGCGAGTTCGGCCCCCTCCTGCCCCCGCAGGAGGCGCAGCGGGCGGACCTCACCGGGCGCGAGCGCGCCGACGTCGAGCGCACGCTGGCGCAGACGGTCCACGGGGACGAGGAGACGGTGGCGGCCCGGCTGGCGGACCTCGTGCACCGCACCGGGGCGGTCGAGCTCCTGGTGAGCGCCACCCCGTTCGCCGAGGACGCCGAGGCCGAGAACGACACCCGGGTGGCGCGGCTGGTGGCCCGGCTCAGAACCGGCGGTTGAGGGACCGGCGCCGGACGCGGCGCTCGATGCGGTCGAACTCGCGGCGCAGCGGGGTCGAGCAGAACTCCCCCAGCGTGACGCCGGCCGCGAGGGCGAGCGCGGTCCCGAAGGCGGTGACGAGCTGGGCCAGCCCGGCGGACGTGCCGCCGCCGACGACGGAGAAGATCGCGCGGTAGATCGCCAGGCCGGGCAGCAGCGGGGTGATGCCGCACACGGAGACGACCAGGCCGGGCACGTTCCAGCGCCAGGCGGTGCCCTCGGCGAGGAACCCGACGAGCAGGGCCGCGACCCCGGCGGCGGCGACGGGCCCCATGCCCACGGCCAGGCACAGGCCGGAGGCGGCGACGGCCGTCGCCCCGGCGAGGGCGGCGAGCAGGACGGCGCGCCCGTCGGCGTACCCCGAGACCGCCCAGGTGAACGCGGCGACGGCGCCGGCGAGGACCTGCACGACGAGCGGGTAGGGCTGGGCCGCGGAGAAGCTCAGGCTCAGCGTGATCCCGGCGCGCTGGCCGAGGTCGAGGACCCCGGCGATGCCCAGGACCAGGCCCGTCGTCAGCAGGACCGTCTCGAAGGCCCGGGCCCCGGCCGTGACGTAGAACCCGGAGATGGCGTCCTCGGCGGACCCGACGAGGGAGAGCCCGGCCAGCAGGACGACGATGCCGGAGCCGACGACGAGCGAGGGCGGCAGGTCCCCCACCCAGCCGGGCAGGTGCGGCTGGGCCAGCAGCAGCGCCAGTGCGAAGCCGGTGGCGATCCCGGCACCGGCGACCTGCTGGAAGAAGGCGGGCAGCCCGCGCTGGTTGAGGGCGGCCAGGACCAGCTGCAGCAGGCACGTCACGAACGCGGCGGCGACCGCGACGGCCCAGGTGCCGCCCAGCAGGACGGCGACCGAGGCCGCCAGTCCGACGGTGCCGGCCCCCGAGACCCAGGGCCGGTAGGGCCGGCGCTGGGACAGCAACCGCTTGAGCCGGGTGTTGACCTCGGCCGGCGGCAGCCCGTCGGCGGCCTCGTGGGCGAGGTCGTAGAGGGCGGACAGCCGCGAGTAGTCGCTGGCGCGGACCTTGACGACGCGCACGGCCGTCAGCGGTTCGGCGTCGGCCCCCACGGTGGAGGCGGTGACGGCCGTGTAGTTGATGTCGATCTGGGTGCCGGTGAGCCCGGCGCCGGCGGCCGCGCGCAGGGTGAGCGCGGTGACGTCGGCGGCCGAGGCCCCCGCGGACAGCAGGGCCTCGGCCATCCGGACCATGGCGTCGAGCGCGTCGAGGACGGCGGCCTGGGTCAGGGCGGCTTCGACGTCGGGTTCGGGCGCCGGGGTCTCCCCCGCGATGAACTCCGCCAGCCGAGCACGCCAACGGCCGGGGGTTCGGAGCGAGGGCACGCCCCGAAGCTACCGGGCGTCGTTCGTCAGCAGCTCAAGGCAAGGGCGTCCAGCACGGGAGCCGCGACGGTGCCGCACCCGACCTGCGCGGTCCCGAGGTCGACGACCGTCCAGGTGCCGCCGGTGAGCTGCAGGACGGCCGTCGCCGGGTCGAGCGCGTCGGTGTCGGTGGGCTCGAGGTCGGCCGCGGCCCAGCCGTCGGCGACCCGGACGTGACCGACGGTGTACTGCGACGCCGGGACGCCGGCGGTGGCCGGGCTCGTCCGCACGGCCTGGGTGACGGCGGTCGTCTCGGGAGCGGCGGCGGGGCCGGGGGTGGTGTCCGCGGTCGCCGTCGAGGCGGACAGGGCGAGGGCGAGGGCGGGAGCGGCCACGGCGGTGAGCGTGAGCGTGGTGCGGCGGTTCATGTCGGTCCGACCTCCTGGTGCTGCGGGTGCGTCCTGCGGGTGACCCCACGGACGCGCGTGCGGTGCGTCTCGTGCCTCTCGGCTCGTGCGAGGAGTGGACGCAGCCGCGCCGCGGGCGGTTGCACCGGGTTGCCGGCAGGTCCTGTGAAGATCACCCCCACGAAGGCTCCTCGGCCGGCGGTGCGCCGCAGGGCACCGGTGACGGTCCCCACCGTCGAACACGGCGTCCTGGACTCCGGTCGGCGCACCGACCTCGCTCTCGCAGCGGACGAGGTGACAGGGGGCACGACTGGCAGACGGTCGCGGACGAGGCGAGCCACACCACCGGGGCCGCCACTACGGGGCTTCGCGGACTGTCTCAACCTCGTGGTCACGGATGTCACGGTCATGGCGAAGTACGGGCGATGCCGCAGCTCCGATCACAAGCTGAGCGGACGACCAAGCCGTCAGGTGACGACCCACCCGAGGACCGCGACTGCACCCTCTGCAGGGACCACGTCGACGTCGAAGCCCCCGTCACCCGTTCCCACCTCGAACGTCGCCTGCGACGTCGACCCTTGCGCCGAGCAAGTGGTCGAGACCGGGATGGTGCTCACCTCGTCCCGTTGTCCGGTCTGCACAGTGACGCTGACGTTGACCTCTCCCCGACCCACGCAGACCACCTCCACCTGCCGGTTACCGACCGCCACGTCCTGCCCGAGAGAGCTGCCCCGCTGGTTCTGCACCTGCCAGCCCGCAGGGGTGTCCGCACCGGTGACGATGTCGGAAG harbors:
- a CDS encoding UvrD-helicase domain-containing protein, with product MSAAGAVSAAGAVSVADFDLTGPVPTGTTVLEASAGTGKTWTIAGLVTRFVAEGRATVDELLVVTFGRAATAELRDRVRERLVSTREALRDPAAALGSADPVVRHLAAADVEARSARLAAALAGFDAATVATIHEFCRQVLASLGTAADVDPTATLVEDVDDLVEEVCDDLYLRFAVRPGAGAPPFSRAVALRIAREAVHRADARLEPQGTAPDTPENLRVRFAEGVRREVAARKRSRRLTGFDDLLVRLRDALTDEVAGPTACERLRRRYSVVLVDEFQDTDAVQWEILRTAFHGRCELILIGDPKQAIYAFRGADVNSYLEAVGVATTTATLGTNFRSDPAVLAGTAALLRGAALGDEQIVVHPVAAHHRLPALVGPGGEEDPAPVRLRVLRRDGLPVTARTGVPAVADVRAAIARDTAAQVVAVLAEGLRVRSHRGGAERDLVAGDVAVLVRTGAQAVAVQEELRRRGVPCVLSRGPSVFATPAAREWLWLLEALEQPHRTPRVRRTALSSFVGRTAADLDAGGDRATDALSAQLREWGTVLAERGVSGTFATVAEAHGLAHRLLAVDGGERRLTDLRHIAEVLHTESARNPGGGVSSLLSWLRGRVEDAAGDVDQERSRRLDTDRAAVQIATVHTSKGLEFEVVCVPFGWDSTGGGSKDRLPVAHAPDAHGRTSRALHVGGPAAPAYDVFCRTADTEDLGEELRLLYVALTRAVSRLLVWWAPSTNTQRGALHRLLLTDDPRRIPERIDLPADDALAARLAALFPAGSPVAVEDVPLRAPLVRRTTGAEPVTDLQVATFTAALDTGWRRTSYSGLTRGVHDHQGPARAVLAEPEVEATTDELDLDASGRTDDADPLGWRAVASPMADLPAGTGFGTLVHAVLEHFDPAAGDRPAHLAALARAEFSPQLAGPLAAGLDPVLRTGLGPLAGGRALQDFALTDRLAELDFELPLAGGDAAGRGAGSTLGAVPALLRRHLPATDPVHRYADALQDPALAGEGLRGYLTGSIDVVLRHGDRFLVVDYKTNRLAGPGEPLTAWHYRREALDDAVLAAHYPLQALLYSVALHRFLRWRQPGYDPAVHLGGTLYLFLRGMCGPDVAPGPDGVPPGVWSWKPPAELVVDLSELLAGRTA
- the recC gene encoding exodeoxyribonuclease V subunit gamma codes for the protein MLHVHRSESAAALVDGLADVLRLPAAGADPFAPDVLAVGARGTERWIAQRLSHHLGAGPGGDDGVCARVDFSSPSRLLDQVVAEVVARTRPEAGAAVERWSADALTWDVLEVLEDIAPATGPAPDRRPEFAVLRHHLRTPDGEGVPRVRRTAVATRLARLFARYGAARPELLTAWAAGGSDVPADLRWQPEVFRAVREHVGLPAPAELLDDVCAALRADPALTSLGPRCAVFVVTRLADARLRVLAALAEHREVHLFVQHPSPALWARAAPSAGLRRAQAVADVRHPLLLSLSRDVRELQARLALAVPGAADTHHRAPAPPDTVLGRLQRALAADEVPAPSPDPGDTSVQVHSCHGRARQVEVLREVVLGLLDADRTLQPRDVLVLCPDVETFAPLVSAVFSTDSHPGGALQVSVADRSALQTNPLLALAARLLVLAQSRLSATEVLDLAGAAAVRQRFALDDEDLEQIREWTVDAGVHWGLSAQHRETWALGALAQGSWRAGLDRLLVGVAVGGAHGDDLVGPLEHAVVPLADVESSRVDLAGRFAELVDRLDAAVARLSGRHGVASWCTALLDSVLDLADVTPDTTWQVTQLRRELGAVAADAARAGTAAVGLADVAALVAERFAGRPQRANFRTGALTVCTTTPMRSVPHRVVCLLGMDDGAFPRVTNPDADDVLARDPHLGDRDPRSEDRQVLLDAICSAGDTLVVTYSGRDVRTGATLPPAVPVGELLDSLEAAHPGARQRIVVQHPLQPTDPKNFTRGALGTTGPFSYDRSAFAGAATGAGEPAAPPPFLPAGLPPAPAADLDLDQLVQFFQHPARAFLRQRLDVATATREEEPADALPVELDALQKWAVGDRALTARLRGTDPADIVRLETARGDLPPGPLGIAVLREVGPAVDRIAAVAAEFDTDPPRSVDVELDLDVPGVGRLRTTGNVRGVRPVRPGGRATGHVAVTTIYSRIKAKQTVRAWIELLALSAANPGTEFRAVVVGRGSRGSVGLLTLGPVPSGTARGALSDLLELRAHGLRSPLPLPVDTAMAYATAAWNARPAAACRQAASQAWVSDYSFPKEDADEENVTVWGAGAGVDTLLDWTPPPGWPPAAPQTFQAAAQRFWEPLLGVYRMDER
- a CDS encoding MsnO8 family LLM class oxidoreductase produces the protein MLLSLLDRSRTRSGRSDAEALQATVRRARRAEELGLHRFWVAEHHAVPGVVGSAPTVTMAAVAAATSRVRVGTAGVMLPNHSPFVVAEQLATLVALHPGRVDVGVGRSLGFTAPVRRALGTASADGFEDRLGELLDWLHGRGPVTVRPRVPAPPVWLLATGSGLATAARFGLPVVVGGSLLADPAALQRYRERTRHARVTLALDVLLARDEAAARRELLPQAVALARSRSRGEFGPLLPPQEAQRADLTGRERADVERTLAQTVHGDEETVAARLADLVHRTGAVELLVSATPFAEDAEAENDTRVARLVARLRTGG
- a CDS encoding threonine/serine ThrE exporter family protein, with translation MPSLRTPGRWRARLAEFIAGETPAPEPDVEAALTQAAVLDALDAMVRMAEALLSAGASAADVTALTLRAAAGAGLTGTQIDINYTAVTASTVGADAEPLTAVRVVKVRASDYSRLSALYDLAHEAADGLPPAEVNTRLKRLLSQRRPYRPWVSGAGTVGLAASVAVLLGGTWAVAVAAAFVTCLLQLVLAALNQRGLPAFFQQVAGAGIATGFALALLLAQPHLPGWVGDLPPSLVVGSGIVVLLAGLSLVGSAEDAISGFYVTAGARAFETVLLTTGLVLGIAGVLDLGQRAGITLSLSFSAAQPYPLVVQVLAGAVAAFTWAVSGYADGRAVLLAALAGATAVAASGLCLAVGMGPVAAAGVAALLVGFLAEGTAWRWNVPGLVVSVCGITPLLPGLAIYRAIFSVVGGGTSAGLAQLVTAFGTALALAAGVTLGEFCSTPLRREFDRIERRVRRRSLNRRF